A genome region from Tepidisphaeraceae bacterium includes the following:
- a CDS encoding HEAT repeat domain-containing protein, whose product MRKDITVLIGIATAGLFIAAAPYFDLYKRRSVLDRLTEQRQKLTSDPHDRYAMNELIDSLKSHNSHERSTAAACLRQLGSVAEPAVPALIEVARSNDPYAARESVIALGEVGGPAASSLPTLIELIKTKPDSLGAYAADAIGKIADVSDDEARLVLEHATKGESSLLRDSATASLQKLQLKHRAGTLGPPTN is encoded by the coding sequence ATGCGAAAAGACATTACTGTGTTAATAGGCATCGCGACAGCAGGGTTATTCATCGCTGCAGCGCCGTACTTCGATCTGTACAAACGACGCAGCGTGCTCGACCGCCTCACGGAGCAGCGACAGAAACTGACGTCAGATCCGCATGATCGTTATGCGATGAACGAGTTGATTGATTCGTTGAAGTCACATAACAGCCATGAACGATCAACTGCAGCTGCCTGTCTGAGGCAGCTTGGTAGCGTCGCCGAACCTGCGGTGCCGGCGCTAATCGAGGTGGCCAGAAGTAACGATCCGTATGCCGCACGCGAATCGGTGATCGCGCTAGGTGAAGTAGGTGGGCCAGCGGCAAGTTCGCTTCCGACTTTGATCGAGCTGATAAAGACAAAGCCCGACAGTTTGGGAGCCTACGCCGCAGACGCGATAGGGAAGATCGCAGACGTTTCGGACGACGAAGCAAGGTTGGTGCTTGAGCATGCTACTAAGGGTGAAAGTAGCTTGTTAAGGGACAGTGCTACTGCCAGCTTACAAAAGCTACAACTTAAGCACAGGGCGGGAACGCTGGGGCCGCCCACCAACTAG